The following proteins come from a genomic window of Ferrovibrio sp. MS7:
- a CDS encoding SDR family NAD(P)-dependent oxidoreductase: MSRLAGKTAIVTGAASGIGRATAGLFAREGARLLIADRQHDAVEAVAARLRDEGHDVLATTIDAGSEADVQEMIALAERDLGPLDVLYANAGISGGLVPLFEQTVEQWQEILRINLIGPFLAIKHAAQGMASRGKGSIICTASVAGLRANAAGTPYSASKAGVISLVQTTANALTGTGVRVNAICPGLIETGMTQPIFDAARAKGKGDRIGQLNPLERAGQPEEIAAMALFLASDEASYVNGQAFAVDGGLSSTLPFTRQRR, translated from the coding sequence ATGTCGCGTCTGGCTGGAAAAACCGCAATTGTCACCGGCGCCGCCAGCGGCATCGGCCGCGCCACCGCAGGGCTGTTTGCCCGCGAAGGCGCCCGGCTGCTGATCGCCGACCGCCAGCACGATGCCGTGGAAGCAGTGGCTGCCCGCCTGCGCGATGAAGGCCATGACGTGCTAGCCACCACCATCGATGCCGGATCGGAAGCCGATGTGCAGGAAATGATCGCCCTGGCGGAACGCGATCTCGGGCCGCTGGATGTGCTCTATGCCAATGCCGGCATCAGCGGCGGCCTGGTGCCGCTGTTTGAGCAAACCGTGGAGCAATGGCAGGAAATCCTGCGCATCAACCTGATCGGGCCGTTCCTGGCGATCAAGCATGCCGCCCAGGGCATGGCATCGCGCGGCAAGGGCTCGATCATCTGCACGGCTTCCGTGGCGGGCCTGCGCGCCAATGCCGCCGGCACGCCCTACTCCGCCAGCAAAGCCGGCGTGATCAGCCTGGTGCAGACAACGGCCAATGCCCTGACCGGCACCGGCGTGCGCGTCAACGCCATCTGCCCCGGCCTGATTGAGACCGGCATGACGCAACCGATCTTCGATGCCGCTCGCGCCAAAGGCAAGGGCGACCGCATCGGCCAGCTCAATCCACTGGAGCGCGCCGGACAGCCGGAGGAAATCGCCGCCATGGCTTTGTTCCTGGCCAGCGACGAGGCGAGCTATGTGAACGGCCAGGCCTTCGCCGTGGATGGCGGCCTCAGCAGTACGCTCCCTTTCACGCGCCAGCGGCGCTAG